A region of Sugiyamaella lignohabitans strain CBS 10342 chromosome A, complete sequence DNA encodes the following proteins:
- the RSE1 gene encoding Rse1p (Protein involved in pre-mRNA splicing; component of the pre-spliceosome; associates with U2 snRNA; involved in ER to Golgi transport; GO_component: GO:0005686 - U2 snRNP [Evidence IPI] [PMID 10369685]; GO_component: GO:0005686 - U2 snRNP [Evidence IDA] [PMID 15565172]; GO_component: GO:0005686 - U2 snRNP [Evidence IDA] [PMID 16314500]; GO_component: GO:0071004 - U2-type prespliceosome [Evidence IDA] [PMID 16618970]; GO_component: GO:0005634 - nucleus [Evidence IEA,IEA,IEA]; GO_component: GO:0005681 - spliceosomal complex [Evidence IEA]; GO_function: GO:0030620 - U2 snRNA binding [Evidence IPI] [PMID 10369685]; GO_function: GO:0003676 - nucleic acid binding [Evidence IEA]; GO_process: GO:0008380 - RNA splicing [Evidence IEA]; GO_process: GO:0007049 - cell cycle [Evidence IEA]; GO_process: GO:0006397 - mRNA processing [Evidence IEA]; GO_process: GO:0000398 - mRNA splicing, via spliceosome [Evidence IPI] [PMID 16314500]; GO_process: GO:0000398 - mRNA splicing, via spliceosome [Evidence IGI,IMP] [PMID 9819400]; GO_process: GO:0000245 - spliceosomal complex assembly [Evidence IDA] [PMID 10369685]) → MSLALYSLTLQKPGAITASIVGQFSGNRNQEIVVARGSWLELLKPDPNLGQLRSVLSYNCFGILRSLQTFRIAGSTKDNIVIGSDSGRIAILEYDEKKNTFKQIHLETFGKTGVRRIVPGQYLAVDPKGRATMIASVERNKIVYVLNRDAQLNITISSPLEAHTVKSLVYALISVDVGYDNPVFAAIECDYDDDKVYSSKLSAKVYRKKYGHDPSGELDDEDVDMEDDVPPMRRKKLTYYELDLGLNHVVRKWTDRIDSTANILVQVPGGNDGPSGVLVASDNTITYKHLNNPSHTVPIPKRRRKNYEIPAVKDETNGHTSSEFSDPDYESPVYIVSALVHKMRGAFFFLLQSNYGDVYKLWLDHDGQSVQKMYIKYFDTIPLTVSLNILKSGFLFSASESGDHLFYQFEKLGDNDDETEFTSVDEYKLKDIVFTPKPLDNIQLVDRITALNPLLQTQVANLTGDDAPQIYTITGQSNHSSLRKLEHGLLVNEIVSTELPAAPIGLWTTKVTSDDEFDKYIVLSFSNETLVLSIGASVEEVNDSAFLTSISTILVQQLGRDSLLQVHSRGVRHITANKEVNEWEPPVGTSILCASSNNSQVAVGLSSNEIVYFEVDEEGNLNEYEDHKELSESPISIAIGDIPAGRVRSPFLAVGTVDSTIRILSLDLDTTLDTLSVQALSANPSSIRIMNMDDTGFVYLHIGLENGVYIMSILDSVTGELSDTRTRFLGPRRVQLFKGKTSGVLDANGEYQGSDEIVLALSTKPWIGYTRNLSFDMVPLSYVPLSYASGFSSQDCPQGIVSVGGNMLRIFTIDSVEEKINQAKTDLKYTPRRMAENSFSNNFYVIETENNTVPDVYDQVPVDGVYNKRDSQWASSISVIDPLSQSVLSRIHLEENEAAFSIANCRFESHDAEYLIVGTAKDQIMLPQSNSGSFIRVYEYVDNGLKFLHKTAVESVPIALLEFQGRLVAGIGGKLRIYDLGLKQLLRKCEEDLGLNNIMTLNTQGNRIVVGDIRSSLTFVVYKEKENRLIPFADDPVARHITCAVMLDYDTVAAGDRFGNIFVLQCPKTISDASDEDGYGTFIRSQGHFLNGQASKLELVTHYYLEDIPTSLQRASLVSGGNECIICSGLQGTIAAFVPLTSKQDVKFFAQLENLLRENDVPIAGRDHMMYRSYYAPVKSTFDGDLCERFATLSHDKQEQIAASLDRTVREIERKVADVRVRAAF, encoded by the coding sequence ATGTCTTTGGCATTGTATTCGCTGACTCTACAGAAGCCCGGGGCCATTACGGCCTCGATTGTAGGTCAGTTTTCGGGGAACAGGAACCAGGAGATTGTGGTTGCCAGAGGTTCGtggctggagctgctgaaacCAGATCCAAACTTGGGCCAGCTACGGTCGGTATTATCGTACAACTGTTTTGGTATACTACGGTCGTTGCAAACTTTTCGCATTGCTGGTTCTACGAAGGATAATATCGTCATAGGCTCTGACTCGGGAAGAATCGCGATTCTTGAGTATGacgaaaagaaaaatactTTCAAGCAAATCCATTTGGAAACATTTGGCAAGACTGGCGTGCGAAGAATCGTTCCTGGTCAGTATTTGGCCGTTGATCCGAAGGGACGCGCGACTATGATTGCTTCTGTTGAAAGAAATAAGATAGTATATGTTTTGAATCGTGATGCTCAATTGAACATCACTATTTCATCTCCTCTCGAAGCTCATACCGTCAAATCACTTGTGTATGCACTGATTTCCGTTGATGTTGGTTATGATAATCCTGTATTTGCAGCAATTGAGTGCGattatgatgatgacaaggTGTATTCTTCCAAATTGAGTGCCAAGGTTTATCGGAAAAAGTATGGACATGATCCCAGCGGGGAGCtggacgatgaagatgtcgaTATGGAAGATGACGTGCCTCCTATGCGACGCAAGAAGTTGACATACTACGAGCTTGATTTGGGCCTTAATCATGTGGTTCGTAAATGGACTGATCGCATTGACTCTACTGCCAATATTCTGGTTCAAGTACCAGGTGGTAATGACGGTCCTTCCGGTGTGTTGGTAGCGTCGGATAATACAATCACTTACAAGCATTTGAATAATCCCAGTCATACAGTTCCTATTCCCAaaaggaggaggaagaatTACGAAATACCTGCGGTAAAAGATGAGACGAATGGTCACACTTCATCCGAATTTTCAGATCCTGATTATGAATCACCTGTTTATATTGTTTCTGCTCTTGTTCACAAAATGAGAGgtgctttcttctttcttctaCAATCCAACTACGGCGATGTTTATAAACTATGGCTTGACCACGATGGTCAGTCTGTTCAAAAGATgtatattaaatatttcgACACAATTCCTTTAACAGTGTCGTTAAATATTCTGAAATCAGGTTTCCTGTTTAGTGCTTCTGAAAGTGGAGACCATTTATTCTATCAGTTCGAAAAATTAggtgataatgatgatgagactGAATTTACTTCCGTTGATGAGTATAAACTGAAAGATATCGTATTCACTCCGAAACCGTTAGATAACATTCAGCTCGTTGACAGAATAACAGCATTAAATCCACTACTTCAGACTCAGGTGGCTAACTTAACTGGTGATGATGCTCCTCAGATTTATACAATCACGGGCCAAAGCAATCATTCATCTCTCCGTAAGTTGGAACACGGCCTTTTGGTTAATGAGATTGTATCTACAGAacttcctgctgctccaaTAGGACTTTGGACCACCAAAGTTACAAGCGACGATGAGTTTGACAAATATATTGTGCTCTCATTTTCAAACGAAACACTGGTGCTATCCATTGGTGCTAGTGTTGAAGAAGTTAATGACTCTGCATTCCTGAcctcaatatcaacaatacTTGTTCAGCAGCTGGGCCGTGATTCTTTGCTCCAAGTTCATTCTCGAGGTGTTCGTCATATCACTGCAAACAAAGAAGTCAACGAATGGGAGCCTCCAGTGGGAACGAGCATTCTGTGTGCCTCAAGTAACAATTCTCAAGTTGCTGTGGGATTATCCTCTAATGAGATTGTTTATTTCGAAGTCGACGAGGAGGGCAATCTTAACGAGTATGAAGACCACAAAGAGCTGTCCGAATCTCCCATatccattgccattggtgATATCCCAGCTGGCCGTGTACGCAGTCCGTTTTTAGCTGTCGGAACAGTGGATTCAACTATCAGAATCCTGTCCCTCGATCTGGACACAACACTAGACACGTTAAGTGTGCAAGCGTTGTCAGCAAACCCAAGCAGCATCAGAATCATGAATATGGATGATACCGGGTTTGTATATTTGCATATTGGTTTGGAAAATGGTGTTTATATTATGTCGATTCTTGATTCCGTCACTGGGGAACTATCGGATACCCGTACTAGGTTCCTTGGTCCTCGTCGGGTGCAGCTTTTCAAGGGCAAGACTAGTGGTGTTCTGGATGCCAATGGTGAATATCAAGGATCGGATGAAATTGTTTTAGCGCTTTCTACGAAACCATGGATTGGATATACCCGAAATTTATCATTTGACATGGTTCCACTCTCTTATGTACCATTATCATACGCATCTGGCTTCTCGAGTCAAGACTGCCCTCAAGGAATTGTCTCGGTGGGTGGCAACATGCTGCGTATTTTCACAATTGATTCAGTAGAGGAAAAAATTAATCAAGCAAAAACCGACTTAAAATACACCCCAAGACGAATGGCAGAAAACTCGTTTTCGAACAATTTCTACGTCAttgaaactgaaaataaCACTGTCCCCGATGTATATGATCAGGTTCCTGTGGACGGTGTATACAACAAGCGAGACTCTCAATGGGCGTCTTCTATTTCTGTTATTGACCCTCTTTCACAATCCGTACTGTCGAGAATTCACTTGGAGGAAAATGAAGCTGCATTTAGCATCGCCAATTGTAGATTTGAAAGCCATGATGCTGAATACTTGATTGTAGGTACTGCAAAAGATCAAATCATGCTACCCCAGTCAAATTCGGGGTCGTTTATCAGAGTATATGAATACGTTGATAATGGTCTAAAATTTTTACACAAGACAGCTGTAGAATCGGTGCCCATTGCATTACTAGAATTCCAGGGTCGTCTCGTTGCTGGAATAGGCGGTAAACTGCGAATCTACGATCTCGGTCTCAAACAGCTGCTTCGTAAATGCGAGGAAGATCTTGGTCTTAATAATATAATGACGTTGAATACTCAAGGTAACCGTATAGTTGTCGGTGATATTCGCAGCTCATTAACTTTCGTTGTGTacaaagaaaaggaaaacCGCTTGATACCTTTTGCCGACGACCCAGTTGCACGACACATTACTTGTGCTGTTATGCTTGACTATGAtacagttgctgctggcgatAGATTCGGCAATATTTTCGTATTGCAGTGTCCCAAAACTATATCAGATGCTTCCGATGAAGACGGTTATGGCACGTTCATAAGATCGCAGGGTCATTTCCTTAATGGACAAGCAAGTAAACTGGAGTTAGTAACGCATTACTATCTCGAAGATATTCCGACTTCACTTCAAAGGGCTAGCTTGGTGTCTGGTGGAAATGAGTGCATTATTTGCTCAGGTTTGCAAGGAACCATTGCTGCTTTTGTTCCTTTAACATCGAAACAGGATGTGAAGTTTTTTGCGCAGCTTGAAAACCTTCTTCGTGAGAATGATGTCCCAATTGCTGGCCGCGATCATATGATGTATCGTAGCTACTATGCACCCGTAAAATCTACTTTTGATGGTGACCTCTGCGAACGTTTTGCTACTCTTAGTCATGATAAGCAGGAGCAAATTGCCGCTAGTTTAGATCGAACAGTACGAGAAATTGAGAGAAAGGTCGCTGATGTAAGAGTAAGAGCTGCCTTTTAA
- the APD1 gene encoding Apd1p (hypothetical protein; required for normal localization of actin patches and for normal tolerance of sodium ions and hydrogen peroxide; localizes to both cytoplasm and nucleus; GO_component: GO:0005737 - cytoplasm [Evidence IEA,IEA]; GO_component: GO:0005737 - cytoplasm [Evidence IDA] [PMID 14562095]; GO_component: GO:0005634 - nucleus [Evidence IEA,IEA]; GO_component: GO:0005634 - nucleus [Evidence IDA] [PMID 14562095]; GO_function: GO:0003674 - molecular_function [Evidence ND]; GO_process: GO:0008150 - biological_process [Evidence ND]), whose product MPDMSLFPKQDKPLPPSPIHAKQLVICSGTSDWPSKIDGDTTSLAGIIGASKRTLFRPQYPVMVVNCDLPATTSSKSPNSASAYLFPDNLYFDDIPLDKVDKFFENYVRPSSTEAVQSEDIPNPRPASPLILICGHASRDVRCGVIAPLLVEEFTKVLTEKGLYFDAETNPTGIRVSVSSHVGGHAFAGNVIYHPSDSSSAALPASVWYGKVFPHHVQGIVEETILNGRVVQPLLRGYGPRKW is encoded by the coding sequence ATGCCAGATATGAGTTTGTTTCCAAAGCAGGACAAGCCTCTCCCTCCATCTCCTATACATGCTAAGCAGCTGGTCATCTGTTCAGGAACGTCTGATTGGCCCAGCAAAATCGATGGCGATACTACTAGTTTGGCTGGTATAATTGGTGCTTCCAAAAGAACCTTGTTTCGTCCTCAATATCCGGTTATGGTGGTCAATTGTGACTTGCCGGCCACTACATCTTCCAAGTCTCCTAATTCAGCATctgcatatttatttcctgACAATTTATATTTCGATGATATCCCACTAGACAAAGTTGACAAATTTTTTGAAAACTATGTGCGACCTAGCTCAACAGAGGCTGTTCAATCAGAAGATATTCCAAATCCCCGGCCGGCATCGCCATTAATTTTGATATGCGGACATGCCTCTAGAGATGTTCGCTGTGGAGTAATAGCTCCCCTCTTAGTAGAGGAGTTTACAAAGGTTCTTACAGAAAAAGGGTTATATTTTGATGCCGAAACCAATCCTACGGGTATAAGAGTTTCAGTTTCTTCTCATGTTGGAGGCCATGCCTTTGCGGGTAATGTAATATATCATCCCTcagactcttcttctgctgcccTTCCAGCAAGCGTCTGGTATGGTAAAGTCTTTCCACATCATGTCCAGGGCATAGTTGAAGAGACAATTTTGAATGGCCGAGTTGTTCAACCACTTCTTAGAGGCTATGGCCCGCGAAAGTGGTAG
- the PTR3 gene encoding Ptr3p (Component of the SPS plasma membrane amino acid sensor system; senses external amino acid concentration and transmits intracellular signals that result in regulation of expression of amino acid permease genes; other members are Ssy1p, Ptr3p, and Ssy5p; GO_component: GO:0019897 - extrinsic component of plasma membrane [Evidence IDA] [PMID 10409731]; GO_component: GO:0016020 - membrane [Evidence IEA]; GO_component: GO:0005886 - plasma membrane [Evidence IEA,IEA]; GO_function: GO:0003674 - molecular_function [Evidence ND]; GO_process: GO:0043200 - response to amino acid [Evidence IMP] [PMID 10409731]) — protein MLASVSTSANYSVLKGKERINPAASNKNTVTSWSDFLYSLEKLVTHPEYVVLSCGCVLPEDDDGLQGFPWKSKSDSSQRNATRTDSNLNTICPICATPDVQILNRVPILHDIYQVIANNKRALGLGSSSASSPNNASNRRSSSTTTTQSLPQKAYTETNNSNVEIASSSPSQKRGLIELLREAARTAAANEVGIIPGKDNLIAKPVTADSNVTTSIGGFGPTSSTLTTTNGSSNMSTSATAGDSIKFDVGEWMSNIASDQQSQHTQLSEVSDLSQRSQLSQLSQPSQTSHQSQTSQLSQASKLSQTSFHSQSPQPGSQPTTMPPPSQPTSIPAPQQSQANLSRSPNFSSTSPLSQQQILHNHQKLMPSQPLFSQAELELREFNFSKSFPIYRKQFVHPTQPRNFLRSNKNSLASAISPDISHIMFASKGKCLFYTLPQDFNDPPILQHTLILENSDSSDSASIRSNKTSSSSQVTDWDKPMVSMTNNLAVVASQSGILKVIRLEPGYSEVYSYQSSFGIHCMTISPRGDLIAYAIVGRDKISGGSQPMIVLHRLGRSSLSSSHSSYLSNADSISWNEDNVNIVTLTIPYRDPIATLSFSSDACYLSCSTCTESRFMVISVMNPQEPRLVMKSSRRADVGPEYEGITSVRFFPSNSRYLAVTSVASSAPPIILDSKVSTSTRSMSSGASSGLSHPSVMMRVDKVGSSIHKAEISPRGDAVAFLDKNGLVSVMYSKGMVSELKRITIVDEVATAQTLKEAAAMQFSPNGHVLVIADRKGNVHIEDFGAALPHQAGMGKCRILS, from the coding sequence ATGTTGGCCAGTGTTTCAACGAGTGCGAATTATTCAGTACTCAAGGGTAAAGAAAGGATCAATCCCGCTGCTAGCAATAAGAATACTGTGACAAGTTGGTCTGATTTCTTATATTCTCTGGAAAAGCTCGTAACTCACCCGGAGTATGTGGTTCTATCTTGTGGATGTGTACTTccagaagatgatgacggGCTTCAAGGATTTCCATGGAAATCGAAATCAGACTCTAGTCAAAGAAATGCAACTCGAACTGATAGTAACCTGAATACCATTTGTCCCATATGTGCGACGCCTGATGTCCAGATATTGAACCGAGTTCCCATATTACACGACATCTACCAGGTTATAGCGAATAACAAGAGAGCACTTGGTCTAGGATCTTCATCAGCGTCAAGTCCTAATAATGCTTCTAATAGGCGATCGTCTAGTACCACCACAACACAATCACTACCACAAAAGGCGTATACGGAGACGAATAATTCGAATGTGGAAATTGCCAGTTCCAGTCCGAGCCAGAAGAGAGGACTGATAGAATTATTACGAGAGGCTGCTAGAACCGCGGCCGCTAACGAAGTTGGTATTATTCCAGGAAAAGATAATCTAATAGCAAAGCCTGTTACTGCTGATTCAAATGTCACAACAAGTATTGGCGGGTTTGGACCTACAAGTTCTACCTTGACAACGACTAATGGCAGTTCAAATATGAGCACATCGGCAACTGCTGGTGACAGTATAAAGTTCGATGTAGGCGAGTGGATGTCCAATATAGCTTCAGATCAGCAATCACAACATACACAGCTGTCAGAAGTTTCAGACCTATCGCAGAGATCTCAACTATCACAACTTTCGCAACCCTCACAGACATCCCATCAGTCCCAAACTTCTCAGTTATCACAAGCATCAAAATTATCGCAGACTTCTTTCCACTCACAATCACCTCAACCAGGGTCACAGCCGACCACAATGCCTCCTCCCTCACAACCAACTAGTATACCTGCGCCACAACAGTCACAAGCAAATTTGTCACGATCTCCTAATTTCTCCTCAACATCACCTTTGTCCCAGCAACAAATACTTCATAATCACCAAAAACTAATGCCGTCACAACCTCTATTTTCACAAGCTGAGCTTGAACTTCGCGAATTCAACTTTTCAAAGTCGTTCCCAATATACCGAAAACAGTTTGTTCACCCGACCCAACCTAGGAATTTTTTAAGATCCAACAAAAACTCACTGGCTTCAGCCATCTCACCTGACATTAGTCATATTATGTTTGCATCCAAAGGAAAGTGCTTATTTTACACTCTTCCTCAAGATTTTAATGACCCCCCTATTCTTCAACACACACTAATCTTAGAAAACTCCGACAGTTCAGACAGCGCCAGTATCCGTTCTAACAAgacatcttcttcgtcacAAGTCACTGATTGGGACAAACCTATGGTGTCCATGACTAATAATCTCGCGGTTGTTGCTAGTCAGAGTGGCATTCTAAAGGTGATACGTTTGGAGCCAGGATACTCTGAAGTTTACTCTTATCAATCATCATTTGGAATCCACTGCATGACTATATCCCCTCGTGGAGACTTGATTGCTTACGCCATTGTCGGCAGAGACAAAATTtccggaggcagtcaacCTATGATTGTACTACACCGACTGGGAAGAAGTTCGCTTTCAAGTTCACACAGCTCGTACTTATCCAATGCTGATTCAATCAGCTGGAACGAAGATAATGTCAATATAGTGACACTTACGATTCCTTACCGAGACCCAATCGCCACtttatcattttcaagCGATGCGTGCTATTTGTCGTGCAGTACGTGCACAGAATCTCGATTTATGGTCATCTCAGTGATGAATCCTCAAGAGCCAAGGTTGGTAATGAAGTCTTCACGTCGTGCAGATGTGGGTCCAGAGTACGAGGGAATCACCAGTGTAAGATTCTTTCCTAGTAATAGTAGATATCTTGCAGTGACGTCAGTGGCTTCTTCAGCACCACCCATTATCCTAGATTCGAAAGTGTCTACTTCTACAAGATCCATGTCTTCTGGTGCATCATCCGGGTTGTCTCATCCATCTGTAATGATGAGGGTGGACAAGGTTGGTTCTTCAATCCATAAAGCAGAAATATCCCCCAGAGGAGATGCCGTAGCCTTCCTGGACAAGAACGGTCTTGTTTCAGTCATGTATTCAAAGGGAATGGTTTCTGAGTTGAAGCGTATTACAATAGTAGATGAAGTTGCAACTGCACAGACTCTcaaagaagctgctgctatgCAATTCTCTCCTAATGGCCATGTTTTAGTAATAGCTGATCGCAAAGGAAATGTTCATATTGAAGATTTCGGTGCTGCTCTTCCCCACCAAGCTGGAATGGGAAAATGTAGAATACTTTCTTAG
- the GSF2 gene encoding Gsf2p (Endoplasmic reticulum (ER) localized integral membrane protein; may promote secretion of certain hexose transporters, including Gal2p; involved in glucose-dependent repression; GO_component: GO:0005737 - cytoplasm [Evidence IDA] [PMID 11914276]; GO_component: GO:0005783 - endoplasmic reticulum [Evidence IEA]; GO_component: GO:0005789 - endoplasmic reticulum membrane [Evidence IEA]; GO_component: GO:0030176 - integral component of endoplasmic reticulum membrane [Evidence IDA] [PMID 10377429]; GO_component: GO:0016021 - integral component of membrane [Evidence IEA]; GO_component: GO:0016020 - membrane [Evidence IEA]; GO_component: GO:0005741 - mitochondrial outer membrane [Evidence IDA] [PMID 16407407]; GO_function: GO:0051082 - unfolded protein binding [Evidence IMP] [PMID 15623581]; GO_process: GO:0006457 - protein folding [Evidence IMP] [PMID 15623581]; GO_process: GO:0034394 - protein localization to cell surface [Evidence IGI,IMP] [PMID 10377429]) — translation MNPLKNRSHAKKEITREELLSIGWTGTRRATAFEWSEENRKTKIEAAGGVVNAYHQGILEDLRNSCIKLDKGEGWDSPGPQEKQKSESEVEEGRFLLSTNYFKLVYSPLAELIEDESIDQATKNTALKTFRRNGPANAPEELKEIFRKRRALEPVDKKKKK, via the coding sequence ATGAACCCTTTGAAGAACCGCAGCCACGCCAAGAAGGAGATCACCCGTGAAGAGCTTCTTTCCATTGGCTGGACCGGTACTCGTAGAGCCACTGCTTTCGAATGGTCTGAAGAGAACCGCAAGACCAAGATTGAGGCTGCTGGCGGTGTTGTTAACGCGTACCACCAAGGAATCCTCGAGGACCTCCGCAACTCTTGCATTAAGTTGGACAAAGGTGAAGGTTGGGACTCCCCTGGCCCTcaagagaagcagaagTCGGAGTCCGAGGTCGAGGAGGGCCGATTCCTGCTCAGCACCAACTACTTCAAGCTCGTCTACAGCCCCTTGGCCGAACTCATTGAGGACGAGAGCATTGACCAGGCTACTAAGAACACCGCCCTCAAGACATTCCGCAGAAACGGACCTGCGAACGCTCCCGAGGAGCTCAAGGAGATCTTCCGCAAGAGGAGAGCTCTGGAGCCCGTcgacaaaaagaagaagaaataa